A region of Massilia sp. KIM DNA encodes the following proteins:
- the nuoE gene encoding NADH-quinone oxidoreductase subunit NuoE: protein MLSQECYKKIDRELAKYPADQRQSAVMASLAHAQVELGWLSPETMQEVADYIGMPAIAVQEVATFYNMYNLKPVGKHKITVCTNLPCALSGGERAAQRLKDKLGIDYRDTTADGQFTLMEGECMGACGDAPVMLVNNHRMCSFMSDDKIDALVEELKK from the coding sequence ATGTTATCGCAGGAATGCTACAAGAAAATCGATCGTGAGCTGGCCAAGTACCCGGCCGATCAACGCCAGTCGGCCGTGATGGCCTCGCTGGCCCATGCCCAGGTCGAACTGGGCTGGCTGTCGCCAGAAACCATGCAGGAAGTCGCCGACTACATCGGCATGCCGGCCATCGCCGTGCAGGAAGTCGCGACCTTCTACAACATGTACAACCTCAAGCCGGTCGGCAAGCACAAGATCACCGTGTGCACCAACCTGCCGTGCGCCCTGTCGGGTGGCGAGCGCGCCGCCCAGCGCCTGAAGGACAAGCTGGGCATCGATTACCGCGACACCACCGCTGACGGCCAGTTCACCCTGATGGAAGGTGAATGCATGGGCGCCTGCGGCGACGCACCGGTCATGCTGGTGAATAACCACCGCATGTGCTCGTTCATGAGCGACGACAAGATCGACGCCCTGGTAGAGGAACTCAAGAAATGA
- the nuoF gene encoding NADH-quinone oxidoreductase subunit NuoF translates to MTSLHDRHINPLILKDLNGDNWRLADYVKRGGYSALRRILEEKIAPEAIIADLKTSGLRGRGGAGFPTGLKWSFMPRQFPGQKYLVCNTDEGEPGTFKDRDIIRYNPHALIEGMAIGAYAMGITVGYNYIHGEIFQEYLRFEEALEEARAAGFLGDKIMGSEFSFQLHAHHGYGAYICGEETALLESLEGKKGQPRFKPPFPASFGLYGKPTTINNTETFAAVPFILNLGAENYMALGKPNNGGTKIFSISGDVERPGNYEVPLGTPFAKLMELAGGMRGGKKIKAVIPGGSSAPVVRGEVMMDTDLDYDSIAKAGSMLGSGAVIVMDETRCMVKSLLRLSYFYYEESCGQCTPCREGTGWMYRMVHRIENGQGRPEDMDLLNNIAFNIKGRTICALGDAAAMPVEAMIKNFREEFEYHIEHKHCLVPAYL, encoded by the coding sequence ATGACCAGCCTGCACGACCGTCACATCAATCCCCTGATCCTGAAGGATCTGAACGGCGACAACTGGCGCCTGGCCGACTACGTCAAGCGTGGCGGCTATTCGGCGCTGCGCCGCATCCTGGAAGAGAAGATCGCTCCCGAAGCCATCATCGCCGACCTGAAGACCTCGGGCCTGCGCGGCCGCGGCGGCGCCGGCTTCCCGACCGGCCTGAAGTGGAGCTTCATGCCGCGCCAGTTCCCGGGCCAGAAATACCTCGTCTGCAATACCGACGAAGGCGAGCCGGGCACCTTCAAGGACCGCGACATCATCCGCTACAACCCGCACGCGCTGATCGAAGGCATGGCCATCGGCGCCTACGCGATGGGCATCACCGTGGGCTACAACTACATCCACGGCGAGATCTTCCAGGAATACCTGCGCTTCGAAGAGGCGCTGGAAGAGGCGCGCGCCGCCGGCTTCCTGGGCGACAAGATCATGGGCTCGGAGTTCAGCTTCCAGCTGCACGCCCACCACGGCTACGGCGCCTACATCTGCGGCGAGGAAACCGCGCTGCTGGAGTCGCTCGAAGGCAAGAAGGGCCAGCCGCGCTTCAAGCCGCCGTTCCCGGCCTCCTTCGGCCTGTACGGCAAGCCGACCACCATCAACAACACCGAGACCTTCGCGGCCGTCCCCTTCATCCTGAACCTGGGCGCCGAGAACTACATGGCGCTCGGCAAGCCGAACAACGGCGGCACCAAGATCTTCTCGATCTCGGGCGACGTCGAGCGTCCGGGCAACTACGAAGTCCCGCTGGGCACCCCCTTCGCCAAGCTGATGGAGCTGGCCGGCGGTATGCGCGGCGGCAAGAAGATCAAGGCCGTGATCCCGGGCGGCTCGTCGGCGCCGGTGGTGCGCGGCGAGGTCATGATGGACACCGACCTCGACTACGATTCGATCGCCAAGGCCGGCTCCATGCTGGGCTCGGGCGCCGTGATCGTCATGGACGAGACCCGCTGCATGGTCAAGTCGCTGCTGCGCCTGTCGTACTTCTACTACGAAGAATCCTGCGGTCAGTGCACCCCGTGCCGTGAAGGCACCGGCTGGATGTACCGCATGGTCCACCGCATCGAGAACGGCCAGGGTCGTCCGGAAGACATGGACCTGCTGAACAACATCGCCTTCAACATCAAGGGCCGCACCATCTGCGCCCTGGGCGATGCGGCGGCGATGCCGGTCGAAGCGATGATCAAGAACTTCCGCGAGGAATTCGAATATCACATCGAGCACAAGCACTGCCTCGTGCCCGCATACCTTTAA
- the nuoG gene encoding NADH-quinone oxidoreductase subunit NuoG encodes MVEIELDGKKVEVPPGSMVMDAANKLGTYIPHFCYHKKLSIAANCRMCLVEVEKAPKPMPACATPVSPGMIVRTHSDKAVQAQKSVMEFLLINHPLDCPICDQGGECQLQDLAVGYGKGESRYAEEKRVVAPKEAGPLISMEEMSRCIQCTRCVRFGQEVAGVMEFGMVGRGEHSEITTFVGKTVDSEVSGNMIDLCPVGALTSKPFRYSARPWELQRRKSVSPHDSLGSNLIVQVKGGKVMRVLPLENEAINECWLSDKDRFSYEALDNANRLINPMIKQDGKWIDTDWQTALEYVAHGLRNIRHEHGADAIAAVATAHSTLEELHLLNKAFRGLGSDNVEFRLRQSDFALDGQVTPWLGMPIAALSKLKRAFVIGSFLRKDHPLVATRLRQAVKGGAKLSVLHAADDDLLMPVANKLIAAPGDWLAALSEVVVAVAAAKGVAAPAGFEGIEAGAGAKGIAAALVVTGDAALPGAVLLGNAAANHPQASKLHAAAQWIAEQTGCEFGYLVEAANTVGGYVVGATGKGEAVFAQPKKAYVLLNAEPELDAGNPQQALAALHGAEMVVAMSAFKQSMEYADVLLPISPFTETSGTFVNCEGRAQSFNATVRPLGETRPAWKVLRVLGNLLGLQGFDYETSEAIREEVLGKGNTDVKGTLNNVAKLAPSAGKYAAAGQLERIADVPIYFTDALARRSEPLQRTADAHAPLVNLSKAVAEQLGVQAGDKVKITQGSGSAVLVANVDARLPSNAVRVAAGHPAVATLGAMFGSISVEKAGEGK; translated from the coding sequence ATGGTTGAAATTGAATTAGACGGCAAGAAAGTCGAAGTCCCACCGGGTTCCATGGTGATGGACGCCGCAAACAAACTCGGGACCTATATCCCGCACTTCTGCTATCACAAGAAACTGTCGATCGCGGCCAACTGCCGCATGTGCCTGGTCGAAGTGGAAAAGGCGCCGAAGCCCATGCCTGCCTGCGCGACCCCGGTCTCGCCGGGCATGATCGTGCGCACCCACAGCGACAAGGCGGTGCAGGCGCAGAAGTCGGTGATGGAGTTCCTCCTGATTAACCACCCGCTCGACTGCCCGATCTGCGACCAGGGCGGCGAATGCCAGCTGCAGGACCTCGCGGTCGGCTACGGCAAGGGCGAATCGCGCTACGCCGAAGAGAAGCGCGTGGTGGCCCCGAAAGAGGCCGGCCCGCTGATCTCGATGGAAGAGATGTCGCGCTGCATCCAGTGCACCCGCTGCGTGCGCTTCGGTCAGGAAGTCGCCGGTGTGATGGAGTTCGGCATGGTCGGCCGCGGCGAGCACTCGGAGATCACCACCTTCGTCGGCAAGACCGTCGACTCCGAAGTCTCGGGCAACATGATCGACCTGTGCCCGGTCGGCGCGCTCACCAGCAAGCCGTTCCGCTACTCGGCCCGTCCGTGGGAACTGCAGCGCCGTAAATCGGTGTCGCCGCACGACTCGCTGGGCTCGAACCTGATCGTCCAGGTCAAGGGCGGCAAGGTCATGCGCGTGCTGCCGCTGGAAAACGAAGCCATCAACGAATGCTGGCTGTCGGACAAGGACCGCTTCTCCTACGAAGCCCTGGACAATGCCAACCGCCTGATCAACCCGATGATCAAGCAGGACGGCAAGTGGATCGATACCGACTGGCAGACCGCCCTCGAGTACGTGGCCCACGGCCTGCGCAACATCCGCCACGAACATGGCGCCGATGCCATCGCCGCCGTCGCCACCGCCCACTCGACCCTGGAAGAGCTGCACCTGCTGAACAAGGCTTTCCGCGGCCTGGGTTCGGACAATGTCGAATTCCGCCTGCGCCAGAGCGACTTCGCCCTGGACGGCCAGGTCACCCCGTGGCTGGGCATGCCGATCGCCGCGCTGAGCAAGCTCAAGCGCGCCTTCGTCATCGGTTCCTTCCTGCGCAAGGATCACCCGCTGGTCGCCACCCGCCTGCGCCAGGCAGTGAAGGGCGGCGCCAAGCTGTCCGTCCTGCACGCCGCCGACGACGACCTCCTGATGCCGGTCGCTAACAAGCTGATCGCCGCGCCTGGCGACTGGCTGGCCGCGCTGTCCGAAGTCGTGGTGGCCGTGGCCGCCGCCAAGGGCGTCGCCGCCCCGGCAGGTTTCGAAGGCATCGAGGCGGGCGCCGGCGCCAAGGGCATCGCCGCCGCGCTGGTCGTGACCGGCGATGCTGCGCTGCCGGGCGCCGTCCTGCTGGGCAATGCCGCCGCCAACCACCCGCAAGCCTCCAAGCTGCACGCGGCCGCGCAGTGGATCGCCGAGCAGACCGGTTGCGAGTTCGGCTACCTGGTCGAAGCCGCCAACACCGTGGGCGGTTACGTGGTCGGCGCCACCGGCAAGGGCGAGGCTGTGTTCGCCCAGCCGAAGAAGGCCTATGTGCTGCTGAACGCCGAGCCGGAGCTGGATGCGGGCAACCCGCAGCAAGCCCTGGCGGCCCTGCACGGCGCCGAGATGGTCGTGGCCATGTCCGCCTTCAAGCAGAGCATGGAATACGCCGACGTCCTGCTGCCGATCTCGCCCTTCACCGAGACCTCGGGCACCTTCGTCAACTGCGAAGGCCGCGCACAGAGCTTCAACGCCACCGTGCGTCCGCTGGGCGAGACCCGTCCGGCCTGGAAAGTGCTGCGCGTGCTGGGCAACCTGCTGGGCCTGCAAGGCTTCGACTACGAGACCTCGGAAGCCATCCGCGAAGAAGTGCTGGGCAAGGGCAACACCGACGTCAAGGGCACGCTGAACAACGTCGCCAAGCTGGCGCCGAGCGCGGGCAAGTACGCCGCCGCCGGCCAGCTCGAGCGCATCGCCGACGTGCCGATCTACTTCACCGACGCCCTGGCGCGCCGTTCGGAGCCGCTGCAGCGCACCGCCGACGCCCACGCGCCGCTGGTGAACCTGTCCAAGGCGGTCGCCGAGCAGCTCGGCGTGCAGGCCGGCGACAAGGTCAAGATCACCCAGGGTTCGGGTAGCGCCGTCCTGGTGGCCAACGTGGATGCGCGCCTGCCGTCGAACGCAGTGCGCGTGGCCGCCGGCCACCCGGCCGTCGCCACCCTCGGCGCCATGTTCGGTTCCATCAGTGTTGAAAAAGCAGGGGAGGGCAAGTAA
- the nuoH gene encoding NADH-quinone oxidoreductase subunit NuoH — MATPGYIDSFYEFGAASPIAPVWPLIWTVLKIVVVLLPLMGLVAYLTLWERKLIGWIQIRVGPNRVGPGGLLQPIADAVKLLLKEIVIPAKANRSLFVIGPIMTIMPALAAWAVVPFGPQAALANVNAGLLFLMAITSMEVYGIIIAGWASNSKYSFMGAMRASAQMISYEIPIGFVLVVVLMVTGSLNLSDIVASQQMGRFADMGINFMSWNWLPLLPLCVIYFVSGLAECNRHPFDVVEGESEIVAGHMVEYSGMSYAMFMLAEYANMILISTLVAILFLGGWSAPFGFLEFGAVGGFFWLFLKMFLVVSLMIWVRGTFPRYRYDQIMRLGWKVFIPLTLIWLVLVAVWMQTPWNIWATPLK; from the coding sequence ATGGCAACGCCCGGTTACATCGATAGTTTTTACGAGTTCGGCGCAGCCAGCCCGATCGCCCCGGTCTGGCCGCTGATCTGGACCGTGCTGAAGATCGTGGTGGTGCTGCTGCCGCTGATGGGCCTGGTTGCCTACCTGACCCTGTGGGAGCGCAAGCTGATCGGCTGGATCCAGATCCGCGTCGGCCCGAACCGCGTCGGCCCCGGCGGCCTGCTGCAGCCGATCGCCGATGCGGTCAAGCTGCTGCTCAAGGAAATCGTGATCCCGGCCAAGGCCAACCGCAGCCTGTTCGTGATCGGTCCGATCATGACCATCATGCCGGCCCTGGCCGCCTGGGCGGTCGTGCCCTTCGGTCCGCAAGCCGCGCTGGCCAACGTCAACGCCGGCCTGCTGTTCCTGATGGCGATCACCTCGATGGAAGTCTACGGCATCATCATCGCCGGCTGGGCTTCGAACTCGAAGTACTCCTTCATGGGCGCGATGCGTGCCTCGGCCCAGATGATCTCCTACGAGATCCCGATCGGCTTCGTGCTGGTGGTGGTGCTGATGGTGACCGGCAGCCTGAACCTGTCCGACATCGTCGCCAGCCAGCAGATGGGCCGCTTCGCCGACATGGGCATCAACTTCATGTCCTGGAACTGGCTGCCGCTGCTGCCGCTGTGCGTGATCTACTTCGTCTCCGGCCTGGCCGAGTGCAACCGCCACCCCTTCGACGTGGTGGAAGGCGAATCGGAAATCGTGGCCGGCCACATGGTCGAGTACTCGGGCATGTCCTATGCGATGTTCATGCTGGCCGAATACGCCAACATGATCCTGATCTCGACCCTGGTGGCGATCCTGTTCCTGGGCGGCTGGTCGGCTCCCTTCGGCTTCCTGGAATTCGGCGCTGTCGGCGGTTTCTTCTGGCTGTTCCTGAAGATGTTCCTGGTCGTCTCGCTGATGATCTGGGTGCGCGGCACCTTCCCGCGCTACCGCTATGACCAGATCATGCGCCTGGGCTGGAAAGTGTTCATCCCGCTGACCCTGATCTGGCTCGTGCTGGTCGCTGTCTGGATGCAGACGCCCTGGAACATCTGGGCTACTCCGTTGAAGTAA
- the nuoI gene encoding NADH-quinone oxidoreductase subunit NuoI, whose translation MNRVKEILGSLMLSELFKGLALTGRYALSRKITVQYPEEKTPMSNRFRGLHALRRYPNGEERCIACKLCEAVCPAMAITIESAQREDGTRRTTRYDIDLTKCIFCGFCEESCPVDSIVETHVLEYHGEKRGDLYYTKEMLLAVGDRYEADIAAAREADAKYR comes from the coding sequence ATGAATCGAGTTAAAGAAATCCTCGGCAGCCTGATGCTGTCCGAACTCTTCAAGGGCCTGGCCCTGACCGGTCGCTATGCGCTGTCGCGCAAGATCACGGTCCAGTACCCGGAAGAGAAGACGCCGATGTCGAACCGCTTCCGCGGTCTGCACGCCCTGCGTCGCTACCCCAACGGGGAAGAGCGCTGCATCGCCTGCAAACTGTGCGAAGCGGTGTGCCCGGCGATGGCGATCACGATCGAGTCGGCGCAGCGCGAAGACGGCACCCGCCGCACCACGCGCTACGACATCGACCTGACCAAGTGCATCTTCTGCGGCTTCTGCGAAGAGTCCTGCCCGGTCGATTCGATCGTGGAAACCCACGTGCTGGAATACCACGGCGAGAAACGCGGCGATCTCTACTACACCAAGGAGATGCTGCTGGCCGTGGGCGACCGCTACGAAGCCGACATCGCCGCCGCCCGCGAAGCGGACGCGAAATACCGATAA
- a CDS encoding NADH-quinone oxidoreductase subunit J: MEFTTFLFYAFAAIMVLASLRVITTKNPVHAALFLVLAFFNAAGIWLLLKAEFLAIVLVLVYVGAVMVLFLFVVMMLDINIDRMREGFWGYLPLASGIGALIVLEMAAVLYRAYNQTDLSAEAAALNIGGTKELGLLIYTKYIYGFEIAAVILLVAIIAAVALTLRKRKDTKAIDPGLAVRVKRNDRLRIVKVEAVNQRAIDAANAEKAAAAAAAAAPKETP; this comes from the coding sequence ATGGAATTCACAACTTTCCTGTTCTACGCGTTCGCGGCCATCATGGTGCTGGCCAGCCTGCGCGTCATCACCACCAAGAACCCGGTCCACGCCGCGCTGTTCCTGGTGCTGGCCTTCTTCAACGCAGCCGGCATCTGGCTGCTGCTGAAGGCGGAGTTCCTGGCCATCGTGCTGGTGCTGGTCTACGTCGGCGCCGTGATGGTGCTCTTCCTCTTCGTCGTCATGATGCTCGACATTAATATCGACCGCATGCGCGAAGGCTTCTGGGGTTACCTGCCGCTGGCTTCGGGCATCGGCGCCCTGATCGTGCTGGAAATGGCCGCCGTCCTGTACCGCGCCTACAACCAGACCGACCTGTCGGCCGAGGCTGCCGCGCTGAACATCGGCGGCACCAAGGAACTGGGCCTCTTGATCTACACCAAGTACATCTACGGCTTCGAGATCGCGGCCGTGATCCTGCTGGTGGCGATCATCGCCGCAGTCGCCCTGACCCTGCGCAAGCGCAAGGACACCAAAGCCATCGACCCGGGCCTCGCCGTCCGCGTCAAGCGTAACGACCGCCTGCGCATCGTCAAGGTGGAAGCGGTCAACCAGCGCGCCATCGATGCAGCCAATGCCGAGAAGGCAGCGGCGGCAGCAGCGGCGGCAGCCCCGAAGGAGACCCCATGA
- the nuoK gene encoding NADH-quinone oxidoreductase subunit NuoK: protein MTLSLAHYLILGAILFAISVIGIFLNRKNIIILLMAVELMLLAVNLNFVAFSHYLGDAAGQIFVFFILTVAAAESAIGLAILVVLFRNLDTINVEDLDSLKG from the coding sequence ATGACCTTGTCGCTCGCACACTACCTGATCCTGGGCGCGATCCTGTTCGCGATCTCGGTGATCGGCATCTTCCTGAACCGGAAGAACATCATCATCCTGCTGATGGCCGTCGAACTGATGCTGCTGGCGGTGAACCTGAACTTCGTCGCGTTTTCCCACTACCTGGGCGACGCGGCGGGGCAGATCTTCGTGTTCTTCATTCTGACCGTCGCGGCCGCCGAATCGGCGATCGGCCTGGCGATCCTGGTGGTCCTGTTCCGTAACCTGGACACGATCAATGTGGAAGACCTCGACAGCCTGAAGGGCTGA
- the nuoL gene encoding NADH-quinone oxidoreductase subunit L, producing the protein MAGQLSSSMLLAVPLAPLAGSAIAGLLGTKFLGNVVGRKVSHTATILGVLIALIISVQTLMAVLDGATFNEDIYTWMTVGTLKLAVGFQIDTLSAMMMCVVTSVSLMVHIYTIGYMAEDEGYNRFFSYISLFTFSMLMLVMSNNFLQLFFGWEAVGLVSYLLIGFWYTRPTAIFANMKAFLVNRVGDFGFILGIGLLLAASGSMQYTDVFAQADKLAGMSVPGIGWPLLTAACICLFIGAMGKSAQFPLHVWLPDSMEGPTPISALIHAATMVTAGIFMVSRMSPLFELSDGALSFIIVIGSITALFMGFLGIIQNDIKRVVAYSTLSQLGYMTVALGASAYSVAVFHLMTHAFFKALLFLGAGSVIIGMHHDQDMRNMGGLRKYMPITWITSLLGSLALIGTPLFSGFYSKDSIIEAVHATNIPGAGFANFAVLAGVFVTAFYSFRMYFLVFHGEERWHHAHGHDSHAQDAHDQKVAAAGHGDPHALHDSDAHHEEEHDDHGHHGLAPGQKPHESPWVVTLPLILLAIPSVIIGYLAIGPMLHGDFFKGVIFVGENHPAMATLNEEFHGAMAMAIHGLSTAPFWLALAGVALAYYCYMVNPRVPAWFYAKFKPLHTLLDNKYYMDKFNEVVFAGGARAIGGGLWKVGDRGLIDGLLVNGSAKLVGWFSTVTRTFQTGYIYHYAFVMIVGVLATLLYFFPFWRG; encoded by the coding sequence ATGGCGGGGCAACTCTCTTCCTCAATGTTACTGGCGGTGCCTCTGGCGCCGCTCGCAGGCTCGGCGATCGCCGGCCTGCTCGGCACCAAGTTTTTGGGCAATGTGGTGGGCCGCAAGGTGTCGCACACGGCGACCATCCTGGGCGTGCTGATCGCGCTGATCATCTCGGTCCAGACCCTGATGGCGGTGCTCGACGGCGCCACCTTCAATGAAGACATCTACACCTGGATGACGGTCGGCACGCTCAAGCTGGCGGTCGGCTTCCAGATCGACACGCTGTCGGCGATGATGATGTGCGTGGTGACCTCGGTCTCCCTGATGGTGCACATCTACACGATCGGCTACATGGCCGAGGACGAAGGCTACAACCGCTTCTTCTCGTACATCTCGCTGTTCACCTTCTCGATGCTGATGCTGGTCATGTCCAACAACTTCCTGCAGCTGTTCTTCGGCTGGGAAGCGGTGGGCCTGGTCTCGTATCTGCTGATCGGTTTCTGGTACACCCGTCCGACCGCGATCTTCGCCAACATGAAGGCCTTCCTGGTCAACCGCGTCGGCGACTTCGGCTTCATCCTGGGCATCGGCCTGCTGCTGGCCGCGTCCGGCTCGATGCAGTACACCGATGTGTTCGCCCAGGCCGACAAGCTGGCCGGCATGAGCGTGCCCGGCATCGGCTGGCCGCTGCTGACCGCCGCCTGCATCTGTCTGTTCATCGGCGCGATGGGTAAATCGGCCCAGTTCCCGCTGCACGTCTGGCTGCCGGACTCGATGGAAGGCCCGACCCCGATCTCGGCCCTGATCCACGCCGCGACCATGGTTACCGCCGGCATCTTCATGGTGTCGCGCATGTCGCCGCTGTTCGAACTGTCGGACGGCGCGCTGTCCTTCATCATCGTGATCGGCTCGATCACCGCGCTGTTCATGGGCTTCCTGGGCATCATCCAGAACGACATCAAGCGCGTGGTCGCGTACTCGACCCTGTCCCAGCTCGGCTACATGACCGTGGCCCTGGGCGCCTCGGCCTACTCGGTGGCCGTGTTCCACCTGATGACCCACGCCTTCTTCAAGGCCCTGCTGTTCCTGGGCGCCGGCTCGGTCATCATCGGCATGCACCACGACCAGGACATGCGCAACATGGGCGGCCTGCGCAAGTACATGCCGATCACCTGGATCACCTCGCTGCTCGGCTCGCTGGCCCTGATCGGCACCCCGCTGTTCTCGGGTTTCTACTCGAAGGACTCGATCATCGAAGCGGTGCACGCGACCAACATCCCGGGCGCGGGCTTCGCCAACTTCGCGGTGCTGGCCGGCGTCTTCGTGACCGCCTTCTACTCCTTCCGCATGTACTTCCTGGTGTTCCACGGGGAAGAGCGCTGGCACCATGCCCATGGCCATGACAGCCACGCGCAAGATGCCCACGACCAGAAGGTCGCGGCCGCCGGCCACGGCGATCCGCACGCCCTGCACGATTCGGACGCCCACCATGAGGAAGAGCACGACGACCACGGCCACCACGGCCTGGCCCCGGGCCAGAAGCCGCACGAGTCGCCCTGGGTGGTGACCCTGCCGCTGATCCTGCTGGCGATCCCCTCGGTGATCATCGGCTACCTGGCGATCGGCCCGATGCTGCACGGCGACTTCTTCAAGGGCGTGATCTTCGTCGGCGAGAACCACCCGGCGATGGCGACCCTGAACGAGGAGTTCCACGGCGCGATGGCGATGGCGATCCACGGCCTGTCGACCGCACCGTTCTGGCTGGCCCTGGCCGGCGTGGCCCTGGCTTACTACTGCTACATGGTGAATCCGCGCGTGCCGGCCTGGTTCTATGCCAAGTTCAAGCCGCTGCACACCCTGCTGGACAACAAGTACTACATGGACAAGTTCAACGAAGTCGTGTTCGCCGGCGGCGCGCGCGCCATCGGTGGCGGCCTGTGGAAAGTGGGCGACCGTGGCCTGATCGACGGCCTGCTCGTCAACGGCAGCGCCAAGCTCGTGGGCTGGTTCTCGACGGTCACCCGTACCTTCCAGACGGGTTACATCTATCACTATGCATTCGTGATGATCGTCGGCGTGCTGGCAACCCTGCTGTACTTCTTCCCGTTCTGGCGCGGTTAA
- a CDS encoding NADH-quinone oxidoreductase subunit M — translation MMQSTISTFPPYLSLAIWLPILFGLIVLAVGRDKNAGLVRLLSLVGAVVSFLPTLPLIANFDNAAHGMQFYESAAWIERFNVFYKLGVDGLSLWFVPLTAFITIIVVLAAWQVIEERVAQYMGSFLILSGLMIGVFAAMDGLLFYFFFEATLIPMYIIIGVFGGPNRVYAAFKFFLYTFFGSLLTLVAIIYLYNKAGSFDILEWHRLPLTMNEQILIFIAFFMAFAVKVPMWPVHTWLPDAHVEAPTGGSVVLAAIMLKLGAYGFLRFSLPITPDASHYLAPVVIGLSLVAVIYIGLVAMVQKDMKKLVAYSSIAHMGFVTLGFFMFNDLGVQGGLMQSISHGFVSGAMFLCIGVLYDRVHSREIADYGGVVNTMPKFAAFAVLFSMANAGLPATSGFIGEFMVILGAVEFNFWTGVAAGTALILGAAYSLWMVKRVVFGSIVHKHVAELTDLNGREFAILSVLAIATLWMGLYPAPIAETLQTSVTDLLQHVAVSKLPQ, via the coding sequence ATGATGCAGTCAACAATTTCTACCTTTCCACCTTACCTGAGCCTGGCGATCTGGCTCCCGATCCTCTTCGGCCTGATCGTCCTGGCAGTCGGCCGTGACAAGAACGCGGGCCTGGTGCGCCTGCTGTCGCTGGTGGGCGCCGTGGTCAGCTTCCTGCCGACCCTGCCTCTGATCGCCAACTTCGACAATGCCGCCCACGGCATGCAGTTCTACGAGTCGGCCGCCTGGATCGAACGCTTCAACGTGTTCTACAAGCTGGGCGTGGACGGCCTGTCGCTGTGGTTCGTGCCCCTGACCGCCTTCATCACCATCATCGTGGTGCTGGCGGCGTGGCAGGTGATCGAGGAGCGCGTGGCCCAGTACATGGGTTCCTTCCTGATCCTGTCGGGCCTGATGATCGGCGTGTTCGCCGCCATGGACGGCCTGCTGTTCTACTTCTTCTTCGAAGCCACCCTGATCCCGATGTACATCATCATCGGCGTGTTCGGCGGCCCGAACCGTGTGTACGCGGCGTTTAAGTTCTTCCTGTACACCTTCTTCGGCTCGCTGCTGACCCTGGTCGCGATCATCTACCTGTACAACAAGGCAGGCAGCTTCGACATCCTGGAATGGCACCGCCTGCCGCTGACGATGAACGAGCAGATCCTGATCTTCATCGCCTTCTTCATGGCCTTCGCCGTCAAGGTCCCGATGTGGCCGGTGCACACCTGGCTGCCGGACGCCCACGTGGAAGCGCCGACCGGCGGTTCCGTCGTGCTGGCCGCGATCATGCTGAAGCTGGGCGCATATGGTTTTCTCCGGTTTTCGCTGCCGATCACCCCGGACGCCTCGCACTACCTGGCCCCGGTCGTCATCGGCCTGTCCCTGGTCGCCGTGATCTACATCGGCCTGGTCGCCATGGTCCAGAAGGACATGAAGAAACTGGTCGCGTACTCGTCGATCGCCCACATGGGCTTCGTCACCCTGGGCTTCTTCATGTTCAACGACCTGGGCGTGCAGGGCGGCCTGATGCAGTCGATCTCGCACGGCTTCGTGTCGGGCGCGATGTTCCTCTGCATCGGCGTGCTCTACGACCGCGTGCACTCGCGTGAAATCGCCGACTACGGCGGCGTGGTCAACACCATGCCGAAGTTCGCCGCCTTCGCCGTGCTGTTCTCGATGGCCAACGCCGGCCTGCCGGCCACCTCGGGCTTCATCGGCGAATTCATGGTGATCCTGGGCGCCGTCGAGTTCAACTTCTGGACCGGCGTGGCCGCGGGCACCGCCCTGATCCTGGGCGCCGCCTACTCGCTGTGGATGGTCAAGCGCGTCGTGTTCGGTTCCATCGTGCACAAGCACGTGGCCGAGCTGACCGACCTGAACGGCCGCGAGTTCGCCATCCTGTCGGTACTGGCCATCGCCACCCTGTGGATGGGCCTGTATCCGGCGCCGATCGCCGAAACCCTGCAGACCTCGGTCACCGACCTGCTGCAGCACGTTGCAGTCAGCAAGCTGCCTCAATAA